One region of Brassica napus cultivar Da-Ae chromosome A10, Da-Ae, whole genome shotgun sequence genomic DNA includes:
- the BNAA10G08570D gene encoding vascular-related unknown protein 4 isoform X1, which yields MFHLSLPNNKLKRSYFFSSKFFMESSMNKAFMTSKHETATFSSDQTPEESSWTMYFEDIFESSSSIVDVGEFSSSSVSDAMSFVATKKTLHVSKQEASNSSNKFKTKRTGNREIPFGRHHDLEDTASSPSRSPNVYSMMTSLDDNTRHGGGVVGENTNNVVKGENAVHNQVGLSVDLKQKGLCLVPMSMVTKFLG from the exons atgtttcatctgtcgctacCAAATAACAAACTAAAAAGATCTTATTTTTTCTCATCCAAATTTTTCATGGAGAGTTCAATGAACAAAGCGTTCATGACGAGCAAGCATGAAACGGCAACGTTTTCAAGCGACCAAACTCCAGAAGAAAGTAGCTGGACAATGTATTTCGAAGATATCTTTGAGTCTTCTTCAAGTATTGTCGATGTCGGGGAGTTCAGCTCTTCCTCCGTCTCCGACGCAATGTCTTTCGTAGCGACTAAGAAGACCCTCCACGTTTCTAAACAAGAAGCATCTAATTCTTCaaacaaattcaaaactaaGAGGACAGGAAATAGAGAGATTCCTTTTGGTCGTCATCATGATCTTGAAGACACTGCCTCTTCTCCCTCACGCAGCCCTAAC GTCTATAGCATGATGACCTCATTGGACGACAACACGAGACACGGGGGTGGCGTAGTTGGTGAAAACACAAATAAT GTAGTGAAAGGAGAGAATGCAGTGCACAACCAAGTTGGATTATCGGTAGATTTGAAGCAAAAAGGGCTTTGTTTGGTTCCCATGTCTATGGTCACCAAATTTCTtggttaa
- the BNAA10G08570D gene encoding vascular-related unknown protein 4 isoform X2: protein MFHLSLPNNKLKRSYFFSSKFFMESSMNKAFMTSKHETATFSSDQTPEESSWTMYFEDIFESSSSIVDVGEFSSSSVSDAMSFVATKKTLHVSKQEASNSSNKFKTKRTGNREIPFGRHHDLEDTASSPSRSPNVYSMMTSLDDNTRHGGGVVGENTNN, encoded by the exons atgtttcatctgtcgctacCAAATAACAAACTAAAAAGATCTTATTTTTTCTCATCCAAATTTTTCATGGAGAGTTCAATGAACAAAGCGTTCATGACGAGCAAGCATGAAACGGCAACGTTTTCAAGCGACCAAACTCCAGAAGAAAGTAGCTGGACAATGTATTTCGAAGATATCTTTGAGTCTTCTTCAAGTATTGTCGATGTCGGGGAGTTCAGCTCTTCCTCCGTCTCCGACGCAATGTCTTTCGTAGCGACTAAGAAGACCCTCCACGTTTCTAAACAAGAAGCATCTAATTCTTCaaacaaattcaaaactaaGAGGACAGGAAATAGAGAGATTCCTTTTGGTCGTCATCATGATCTTGAAGACACTGCCTCTTCTCCCTCACGCAGCCCTAAC GTCTATAGCATGATGACCTCATTGGACGACAACACGAGACACGGGGGTGGCGTAGTTGGTGAAAACACAAATAAT TGA